The genomic window ATGCCGAAGCTCACCTTACGCACCGTTACGGTCTCGCGGACGCCGCCGTGTTTACGTGCGATGCAAACGCCCTCAAATGCCTGGAGACGCTCTTTGTTGCCTTCTTTGATCCGCACATGAACGCGGAGCGTATCGCCCGGCTGAAACGCCGGGATGTTTTCCTTCAACTGTGTCTTTTCGACGAAATCAAGTCTATTCATTTTCTTTTCGGCCAGAGGTCAGCATATCACTATGCCCACATTCACCATTTTCTCCTGTCAAAAGATCGCTTCTGACGATCTTGGTTTTTTCAAGCGCCTTTTTGCGGCGCCATTTTTCGATCTCGGCATGATTTCCGTTTAGAAGAACCTCGGGAACCTTCATGCCTCTGAATTCCGCCGGCCGCGTATAATGCGGGCAGTCGAGCGTGCCGGCCGAGAATGAATCATTCTCAGCGGACGTCTCGCTCCCGAGTGCGTCCGGCAAAAGCCTTACAATACTGTCAACCAAAACGACCGCTGCCGGCTCACCGCCCGACAGCACATAATCTCCGATCGAGATCTCGTCCGTTACAAGTCCCTCATTGACACGCTCATCAACGCCCTCATAACGCCCGCAGATGATGATCAAATGATCGGCCTCATCTGCAAATTCACGCGAAACGGCCTGTTTGAGAGGCCTGCCCTGTGGCGAAAGCAGCACGACGCGCGTACGTGCCGGATATGCTTCACGCGTTGCTGCGCCTGTCAGGTCTTCGACTGCGGCAAAGATCGGCTCGGGCTTTAGTAC from Chloracidobacterium sp. includes these protein-coding regions:
- the trmD gene encoding tRNA (guanosine(37)-N1)-methyltransferase TrmD, translated to MKIEVLTIFPEFFDTVFDLGIIRRAKLADIVRVAVHDIRSYATDKHKMVDDRPFGGGDGMVLKPEPIFAAVEDLTGAATREAYPARTRVVLLSPQGRPLKQAVSREFADEADHLIIICGRYEGVDERVNEGLVTDEISIGDYVLSGGEPAAVVLVDSIVRLLPDALGSETSAENDSFSAGTLDCPHYTRPAEFRGMKVPEVLLNGNHAEIEKWRRKKALEKTKIVRSDLLTGENGECGHSDMLTSGRKENE
- the rplS gene encoding 50S ribosomal protein L19, translating into MNRLDFVEKTQLKENIPAFQPGDTLRVHVRIKEGNKERLQAFEGVCIARKHGGVRETVTVRKVSFGIGVERIFPLHATVIDHIDVVRRGKVRRAKLYYLRNLRGKAARIKERDTRTKKQAN